The DNA region GGTCGTGTCCATCGGCGGGGCCATGTTCGTCATCGTGGCGGTGGGGACGCTGCTGCTGGGCAAGAAGATAAACGCGTAACAGGGAGGACATTCCATGTCAGAGGAAGAAAGACCCGAACACCAGCCCAAGGGGACGTTCGTGATCATCATGATCTTTTTCGCCACCTTTGTGGTGTACTACTTCATGAACTGGAAGTTCCTTTCGGAAATCTGGAAGCTGGGTTAAAGGCGCGGAGGGAATGATGTGTCCGGTTCAGCAAAAGCCACGGGGGGCATTAAACCGCCTCCCGTGGCCGTTGGCCGCGTTGCTCATCGCCATGGCCTGCGTCACGCTTTCCGGCGATTCAGGAGCGGCGACGCCAAAGGTGGATCCCGTCCTTGCGCGGTCGGAAGGGGCGCTTGGCAGGACGATGGGCAACTACCGCCTGCTGGATCATGACGGCGAGTATTTCCCGCTCTACAAGTTAAAAGGCTCGCCGATCCTGATAAGCTTTATGTATATTGACTGCAACGGCCCATGCCACCTTATCAACCAGAGCATAAAGAACCTGCGGGGGCGGATCGATCCATCGGTGATGGGAAAGATGACAGTCCTGTCCATCACGCTGGACACGCAGAGCGATTCGCCGGCCCGGCTCAAAGAATACGGTTTCGGATTCTCCAACGGCGCGGACAACTGGATTTTCGCCACGGCGGACAGGGAAACGGTGGACATGATCGTTAAGGACCTGGGATTCGACTATAACAAAGCCGTGAACGGGTTCGACCATATGAACAGGCTCACCCTCATCGGGCCGGACGGGGTGGTGTTGCGGCATTTTTACGGTGTTGATTACGATCCGAAGGAAGTTGAAAGCGCGGCGCGGGCCGCCATCTCCGGTTCTTTTGTGATAACCAGCAGGCTTGCCGGAGCGTTCAACTCCATCATGCTCTCCTGCTCGGCCTACGATCCGTTGACGAAAACCTACAAGCTTTCGGGCTTTCTTGTGGTCCAGTGGGCTTTGCAGTACCTTCTGGTGTTCGGGACGCTCGGCTACTATTTCAGGGGAGTTCCGCGCAAACTCATATCATCGCTTTTTCACTCGCACCCGGGGGGACACGAGCGAAACCTGGCCGCGCTCAAAGAAGCGCCTTAACTGCAATGGACGTGCAAAGCGGCAAACCATCTCCGGTGGCGCGGGAAAAGGCCGGTTCGCGCAAATTCATACCGTGGATTTTAAGGCCGGGCAACATTATCCTGATAAAAGTCCAGGAATGGCTCAACAGGATTTTCACCCCTTCGCTCAATCCTTTTTATTTTCTGGGCGCGGTCTCTTTTTTCCTTCTCTGGATAGTCATCGCAACGGGGGTCTATCTGTGGTGGTTTTACGTCCCCACGTCGGACGGGGCGTACGAGTCGGTGCGTACCATCTCCGAAAAACAGTTCCACATAGGCGGGCTCATCCGCTCCCTGCACCGGTACGCCTCCGACGGGCTTGTGATAGTCATTTTCCTGCACATGCTGCAGGTGCTCTTCTCGGACAGGTTCCGAAAGTACAGATGGGTGGCGTGGGTGTCGGGGGTGGCGATACTGCTCCCTGTCTGGATAGAGGGGACCACCGGCTATTTCCTGGTGTGGGACAAAAGAGGGCAGATGATCGCCCAGCTCACGGCGGAGTGGATAGACGCCATCCCTGTAATAGTCGAGCCTGTGTCCCGCTCGTTCCTGACGGAAGGGTCGTTGCGCTACATCATCTTTTTCGTGATCCTGTACCTTCACATGACGCTCACCGGCGGCCTGCTGGCGCTGGCGTGGATACATTGCGTCCGGATCGCAAAGCCTCTGATCAATCCCCCAAAGCAAGTCGGCGTTGTCATTATGACGGGGCTTGTGGCCTTATCGCTGATCAAACCGGCCACCAGCATGGCCCCGGCTGATCTGGGATCGCTGTTCGGGACCGTGGAGATGGACTGGTTTTACTTCATCCCTTATTACCTTATGAGCAGGTTTGCGATTCCAGCTTCCGGGATGTGGCTCATCGGCGGCGGATTACTGGCCATTCTGGCCGCCATGCCGTGGATTATAAGGGAGGGGCGCAAACGGCGCGGGGCCGGAGATCCAACCCCCGCCCTGCCGCAGGGGAAGATCGAGGTGGACACCGGTAAATGCCGCGGATGCTCTTTGTGCTTTGAAGCGTGCCCGTTCGAGGCGGTGAACATAGAGCCCCGGACCGACGGGGCGCCGTATGACATGCAGGTGAGCGTGTCTCCGGAGAGATGCGCCGAATGCGGGTTCTGCGTGACGGCGTGCGAGTTCTCCGCGGTGACCATGGACGGCTGGAGCAAAAGCTCGCTTCAGGACAAAATCGTGGCCCTCATGGCGCCTGCCGCGGATGGCGGCGCAAAATCCACCGGTCTTGTGTTCATGTGTGAGCGGAGCATTGATTTTGACGGGGTGCTGACGGAAGACGGCAGGGGGCTCGTGTCCGTGGATGGCGCCGCCGTTATGGTGATCCCGTGCATCGGGATCATCAGCCCGATAATAGTGGACCATTGCCACAAGGCCGGTGCAAAGGGAGTCGTGGTGGTGGGATGCAGGGGGCTGGACTGCCATTACCGCGAGGCGCGCCGCCGGATAAAGGACTCCGTCAATCCTTATCCGTCCACATTCCTTGTAGAGGAGATGAAAGACCGCTTCCTAAAGGTGTTCCTGGTGTCGCCCCTGGAGGTGGCCAAGCTTATGATGGACATCGAGAAGTTTTTCGACAGCGTCAAAGACCCGTCACAGGACGAGCCGGGACCGGATGAAAGGAGCGGCGGATAATGAGGGAACACAGGCTTTCGCTGGCCGGGGCGGTGATCCTTTTGGCTCCGATGGCGCTGATATATTATTTCTCCACCATGCCGGCGCACACTTTCAGCGCGGAT from Nitrospinota bacterium includes:
- a CDS encoding SCO family protein; its protein translation is MMCPVQQKPRGALNRLPWPLAALLIAMACVTLSGDSGAATPKVDPVLARSEGALGRTMGNYRLLDHDGEYFPLYKLKGSPILISFMYIDCNGPCHLINQSIKNLRGRIDPSVMGKMTVLSITLDTQSDSPARLKEYGFGFSNGADNWIFATADRETVDMIVKDLGFDYNKAVNGFDHMNRLTLIGPDGVVLRHFYGVDYDPKEVESAARAAISGSFVITSRLAGAFNSIMLSCSAYDPLTKTYKLSGFLVVQWALQYLLVFGTLGYYFRGVPRKLISSLFHSHPGGHERNLAALKEAP
- a CDS encoding cytochrome b N-terminal domain-containing protein; its protein translation is MDVQSGKPSPVAREKAGSRKFIPWILRPGNIILIKVQEWLNRIFTPSLNPFYFLGAVSFFLLWIVIATGVYLWWFYVPTSDGAYESVRTISEKQFHIGGLIRSLHRYASDGLVIVIFLHMLQVLFSDRFRKYRWVAWVSGVAILLPVWIEGTTGYFLVWDKRGQMIAQLTAEWIDAIPVIVEPVSRSFLTEGSLRYIIFFVILYLHMTLTGGLLALAWIHCVRIAKPLINPPKQVGVVIMTGLVALSLIKPATSMAPADLGSLFGTVEMDWFYFIPYYLMSRFAIPASGMWLIGGGLLAILAAMPWIIREGRKRRGAGDPTPALPQGKIEVDTGKCRGCSLCFEACPFEAVNIEPRTDGAPYDMQVSVSPERCAECGFCVTACEFSAVTMDGWSKSSLQDKIVALMAPAADGGAKSTGLVFMCERSIDFDGVLTEDGRGLVSVDGAAVMVIPCIGIISPIIVDHCHKAGAKGVVVVGCRGLDCHYREARRRIKDSVNPYPSTFLVEEMKDRFLKVFLVSPLEVAKLMMDIEKFFDSVKDPSQDEPGPDERSGG